A portion of the Camelus bactrianus isolate YW-2024 breed Bactrian camel chromosome 25, ASM4877302v1, whole genome shotgun sequence genome contains these proteins:
- the HGH1 gene encoding protein HGH1 homolog: protein MVDAGADSGASAGSLASVGSPMPEAGPKAAAAKLLPFLALGARGDLQAAAAQHVLALTGSEPGRTLLAGQGALLRALVELAVAPAPAPARDAARALVNLAADPGLYDPLLAAEPGLPSRLLGCALDPQWPWAEEAAAVLANLSREPAPCAALMAALAAAEPVETGLERLVRALCTPGYNPRAPLHYLGPVLSNLSQRPATRAFLLDRDRCVVQRLLPLTQYADSSVRRGGVVGTLRNCCFEHRHHEWLLGPEVDILPFLLLPLAGPEDFSEEEMERLPVDLQYLPSDKQRESDADIRKMLIEAIMLLTATAPGRKQVRDQGAYLILRELHSWESEPDVRMACEKLIQVLIGDEPEHGMENLLEVQVPEDIERELQQQDLQDQEQCAQKRQEQELAPEPQAEGAAPT, encoded by the exons ATGGTGGACGCCGGGGCTGACTCGGGCGCGTCAGCCGGCAGCCTCGCTTCCGTAGGGTCGCCGATGCCAGAGGCCGGCCCGAAGGCGGCGGCTGCGAAGCTGCTGCCCTTCCTGGCGCTCGGAGCGCGGGGTGACCTgcaggcggcggcggcgcagCACGTGCTGGCGCTGACCGGCTCGGAGCCGGGCCGCACGCTGCTGGCCGGCCAAGGGGCACTGCTGCGGGCGCTGGTCGAGCTCGCGGTGGCCCCTGCTCCCGCCCCGGCCCGAGACGCCGCTCGCGCGCTCGTCAATCTGGCCGCCGACCCCGGCCTGTACGATCCGCTGCTGGCGGCCGAGCCCGGGCTGCCCTCCCGCCTGCTGGGCTGCGCGTTGGACCCACAGTGGCCCTGGGCCGAAGAGGCGGCCGCCGTGCTGGCTAACCTCAGCCGCGAGCCGGCGCCGTGTGCTGCGCTGATGGCGGCGCTGGCGGCCGCGGAGCCGGTGGAGACGGGCCTGGAGCGGCTGGTTCGAGCGCTGTGCACTCCCGGCTACAACCCCCGCGCGCCCCTTCACTACCTGGGGCCTGTGCTTTCTAACCTCAGCCAGCGTCCCGCCACGCGCGCTTTCCTGCTAGACCGCGACAG GTGCGTGGTCCAGCGGCTGCTGCCCCTTACCCAATACGCGGACTCCTCGGTGCGCAGGGGCGGGGTGGTGGGGACACTGCGAAACTGCTGCTTCGAGCACC GACACCATGAGTGGTTGCTTGGGCCCGAGGTGGACATTCTCCCCTTCTTGCTACTGCCCTTGGCTGGGCCTGAGGACTTCTCTGAGGAGGAGATGGAGC GGCTGCCTGTTGACCTGCAGTACCTGCCGTCAGACAAGCAGCGAGAGTCTGATGCCGACATCCGCAAAATGCTCATTGAGGCCATCATGCTG CTGACAGCAACGGCGCCTGGTCGGAAGCAGGTGAGAGACCAGGGAGCCTACCTGATCCTGCGTGAGCTGCACAGCTGGGAGTCAGAGCCCGATGTGCGGATGGCTTGTGAGAAACTCATCCAG GTGCTTATTGGGGACGAGCCGGAGCACGGCATGGAGAACCTGCTGGAGGTGCAGGTGCCCGAAGATATTGAGCGAGAGCTGCAGCAGCAGGACCTCCAGGACCAGGAGCAGTGTGCGCAGAAGCGTCAGGAGCAGGAACTGGCTCCAGAGCCACAAGCAGAGGGAGCTGCACCCACCTGA